Proteins co-encoded in one Nicotiana sylvestris chromosome 7, ASM39365v2, whole genome shotgun sequence genomic window:
- the LOC138872792 gene encoding uncharacterized protein has protein sequence MHRQNHYEFVGLMEPKQQAKKLERYRNKIGIVHAISNVSNMIWAFIDEVFEVTVMYNMVQQLTLRLFHTESHVEFVLTLIYVKCDAIEMIELWDSLYAMARDMDAPWIVGGDFNVIYDEEEKFGGLPVTLNEIDDFRHCVNTCNLFDLGFKGRIFTWWNGRVEEDCIFKRLDRCLANVEFQQTFPGIEVQYLSKTGSDHSPMYLKCDIETPPIKKPFKFLNFWVEHATFKDVVKENWTADFSANPYILFNHKLKKLKKAISWWSKATFGDIFQKIASMEEVVMVHEAEFEANPTGMNRERLQKVQAELIKCLAREEKYWQQKAGMTWFKEGDMNTKFFHAQVRGRRKRLQLNRIQNSRGTWIEEEQKIAEEAIKFYEEQFTEAATPS, from the coding sequence ATGCACAGGCAAAATCACTATGAATTTGTAGGATTAATGGAGCCAAAGCAACAAGCAAAAAAACTGGAAAGGTACAGAAACAAGATAGGAATTGTACATGCAATTTCAAATGTTTCCAACATGATCTGGGCTTTCATAGATGAGGTATTTGAGGTAACTGTTATGTACAATATGGTGCAACAATTAACACTACGATTGTTTCATACTGAATCGCATGTGGAGTTTGTCCTAACATTGATATACGTTAAATGTGATGCAATTGAGATGATAGAATTATGGGATTCATTATATGCAATGGCAAGGGATATGGATGCACCATGGATTGTAGGAGGTGATTTCAATGTAATATACGACGAAGAAGAGAAGTTTGGTGGGTTACCTGTGACATtgaatgaaattgatgattttcgaCACTGCGTCAACACTTGCAATCTCTTCGACCTTGGATTTAAAGGCAGaatatttacatggtggaatgggagAGTAGAGGAAGACTGTATATTCAAAAGGCTAGACAGATGCTTGGCCAATGTTGAGTTCCAACAAACATTTCCAGGAATAGAGGTGCAATATTTGTCAAAGACTGGTTCTGATCATAGTCCAATGTATCTGAAGTGTGATATTGAGACTCCACCAATAAAAAAGCCTTTTAAGTTCTTGAATTTTTGGGTGGAACATGCGACTTTTAAAGATGTGGTGAAAGAGAATTGGACAGCTGATTTCAGTGCAAATCCTTATATTCTTTTTAatcacaagttaaaaaaattaaagaaggccATTTCATGGTGGAGTAAGGCTACATTTGGAGATATTTTCCAAAAGATAGCAAGCATGGAGGAGGTAGTGATGGTTCATGAAGCAGAATTTGAAGCAAATCCAACAGGGATGAACAGGGAAAGGCTACAAAAGGTTCAGGCAGAATTGATCAAATGTCTTGCACGAGAGGAGAAATATTGGCAACAAAAGGCAGGCATGACTTGGTTCAAAGAAGGGGATATGAACACTAAGTTCTTCCATGCACAAGTGAGAGGTAGGAGGAAGAGACTTCAGCTTAACAGAATTCAAAATAGTAGAGGAACCTGGATTGAAGAAGAACAAAAAATTGCAGAAGAGGCTATCAAATTCTACGAGGAACAGTTCACAGAAGCAGCTACTCCTTCATAA
- the LOC138872793 gene encoding uncharacterized protein has product MGFTERFIGIVFGLVSNNLYSILINGQAHGFFKSSRGVKQGNPISPTLFILVAEALSRGLNALHTNLYFCGFGMPKWSPKINHLAYADGMIIFSSSDETSLMLIMQVLKAYEAASGQLVNKTKSAVYLHHLTDMEVVSNVERITGIHWNDFPIIYLGCPIFYARRKPEYYQSLITKVVDKLQSWLHKLFAQFFWSSTVGGTSRHWASWNTLCMPVEEEGIGFRSLHDVAKALFNGEWDVDRLFEMLPEDLAVHILEKIKPPSPQQVLDMPCWMLETRGYFSVKSAWEYTRRRDEPRTTYRMIWVKGLPFKIAFFMWKVWKANLPLEDFLKKPDDESLQHLFFRSETAKTTWKYFLSRAGIAVEGLTLHQAITKCWTANVCLRLKPVMQALPSCVVWELWKRRNSMKYGDAVTTSRVIYQVSSNLQALVKVRKPVMDMVPLKWQNLLAMMENFTLKLKVTKVIWEFPSAGWIKVNTDGASRVNPGRSSIGFCIRNENGDIVKSVGKEIEETTNTVAEAKAMVEALRFCRFQQYSHVWLQTDSMLLKR; this is encoded by the exons ATGGGATTTACAGAAAGGTTTATAGGGATTGTCTTTGGATTAGTTTCAAACAATTTGTATTCTATTCTAATCAATGGTCAAGCTCATGGGTTCTTTAAGTCCTCAAGGGGAGTAAAACAAGGTAATCCTATATCTCCAACTTTGTTTATATTGGTAGCAGAAGCATTATCTAGGGGTCTAAATGCACTACATACTAACCTGTATTTTTGTGGATTTGGGATGCCAAAGTGGAGTCCAAAGATCAATCATTTGGCGTATGCAGATGGCATGATTATTTTCTCATCCTCAGATGAAACAtctctgatgctgattatgcaagtGTTGAAGGCATATGAAGCTGCATCTGGGCAGCTTGTTAACAAAACCAAATCAGCTGTGTACCTGCATCATTTAACAGACATGGAAGTGGTCAGCAATGTGGAAAGGATCACGGGCATTCATTGGAATGATTTCCCTATCATATATCTAGGCTGTCCTATATTTTATGCAAGGAGAAAGCCGGAATACTATCAGTCCCTAATTACTAAGGTAGTGGACAAACTGCAATCATG GTTGCACAAATTGTTTGCTCAGTTTTTCTGGAGTAGCACTGTAGGAGGAACTAGTAGGCATTGGGCTTCATGGAATACCTTATGCATGCCAGTTGAGGAAGAAGGAATAGGTTTCAGGTCACTGCATGATGTAGCAAAGGCATTATTCA ATGGTGAGTGGGATGTGGACAGGCTATTTGAAATGCTTCCTGAAGATTTAGCAGTACACATTCTGGAGAAAATCAAACCACCTTCACCTCAGCAGGTTCTTGACATGCCTTGTTGGATGCTGGAAACAAGAGGATATTTCAGTGTTAAGTCAGCATGGGAGTATACGAGAAGAAGAGACGAACCAAGAACAACTTATAGGATGATTTGGGTAAAGGGActgccttttaaaatagcatttttCATGTGGAAAGTGTGGAAAGCAAATCTACCTTTAGAGGATTTCTTGAAAAAG CCTGACGATGAATCTCTTCAGCACTTATTTTTTAGATCAGAAACTGCAAAGACAACTTGGAAGTATTTTCTATCGAGGGCAGGAATAGCTGTGGAGGGACTTACATTGCACCAAGCAATCACAAAATGTTGGACTGCAAATGTGTGCTTAAGGCTCAAACCAGTAATGCAAGCACTCCCCTCATGTGTAGTCTGGGAACtttggaaaagaagaaatagtatGAAGTATGGTGATGCTGTGACAACTAGCAGGGTGATTTATCAAGTTTCATCAAATCTCCAGGCATTGGTGAAAGTAAGAAAGCCTGTGATGGACATGGTACCTCTTAAATGGCAAAATCTATTAGCTATGATGGAAAATTTTACTCTTAAACTTAAGGTTACCAAAGTCATATGGGAATTTCCAAGTGCGGGATGGATAAAAGTTAATACGGATGGTGCATCGAGGGTAAATCCAGGCAGGAGCTCAATAGGTTTTTGTATAAGAAATGAAAATGGTGACATAGTCAAGTCAGTAGGGAAGGAGATTGAGGAGACAACAAACACAGTAGCTGAAGCGAAGGCCATGGTAGAAGCACTAAGGTTCTGCAGATTTCAACAATACTCTCATGTATGGCTTCAAACTGACTCAATGTTATTAAAAAGATAA